Genomic window (Argopecten irradians isolate NY chromosome 13, Ai_NY, whole genome shotgun sequence):
aggggAAATCTTACGTTGAAGAACTTTTCTCAGCTTATATAATGCTTTTCTATCGAAAATTTTATGTTAATGAATTTCCTTCTATTAGGGAATGTTCACGAAATCTGATCCTAATGTTTTGATGTTTATCAAGACGCTTAAAcgttgaaataaaaacattgctACCCCAAGAGAGACTACTCTGACTAGAAAGTAATGAAAAGTCCGCTTTGTGTCAAACTTCGTTAAATTggatatatcaataatatttttatatgtgtTATATGATCGGAATTCCTTGTCAGGTCAACATATCACGTGCCCTCAGGGTCGTATGTGCCCctatatattataaaacaacTGTAAGGATTGATATCTGTAAGATAATGACCTTTGTGTCAAACACATTGttataaaatacacaatattgacgcatataaaataaaacaaatgattgCACTCTTTTGATAACAAATGTGATATAAGTTCAGGGATAAAACTTTTTCAACTAGTAATTTATGAGAAACCTCCGATATTACTTTTCTATTGCCGATGTCGGATCGACAAAAATGGCCGTAAGTAAACCTTCTTAAcatatattatctaattataGAAGACAAAGGATATATAGCTAGTGTATGTGTTACATATATTGAGTTATATTAATCATATTATCTATTTGTCCTGTTTTGTAGCATTCAACACTTACGATCATTTCGGATTCTGTAAAAATGGATTTATTCGCTCTTAGAAAATTTCCCCTGATTTCGGCTTTCTTGAAATATGTCCATGCCCAAACATAATCAATTTCATTATTCAACGATTTAAAAGCTGATTAGGCAAAATAATTCACAGGCAAATAAATCCACATTGCCAGTGTTTGGCTAAAGGACGCTTTAAATTAcctttcaaatatttcaaatatttttacgACATTGAAacgaaaatatattaataatgctGAAATATATATCAACTACTGCTAATAttgattaataattaaattatataaagatatcatTAAATGAACCatcaaataaaacttttaaGATATCAAACAAATCTATTGCACTCTATCCATTTAACCATAAATCAGAGACAAACATTTACGTAACAATACCGTATAGTTGTGAATATTCGCGGGGGGTTTAATTTCGATTAATTCGAAGATTCTACTAAATTCGCGAAAAGTTTGAATACATCGccatttttcttcaaaaaaaaatcatagaatTTAACATCGTGTCACGTAAATGAATTTCCAAAGACTACTGGGTAATTGGCGAAAATAACCACCACAAATTAGTTCGAAAAAGTAAATCGTGAAAGTTTACATCTGCGAAAATTAACAACTATATCACTATCATATATTTTCAAACTATAGTTTTCActcaaatataataaaataatgcaataaattaatgaataacCCAATGATAGAAATGTTCACTAAAAGGAAACGTACATAACTGAATGGTACAATGTATTCTTATTTTAGATCAGAAAAAAGTGGAACAAAAAATGAATATCCACTTATTATCTATCCTTTATGAACGCAATATCATCATACACATTTGGAATCGGGAATTCACAAACGTATCCTTGCCCTAGCCTTTTCAAAATCGATGTTGcgtaaaaaaaatactataagTCTCACGTTTCAGGTTTTCATTAAAGACAAAAACTACAATAATCGAATGTTACTAACCAAAATGATACTTGCTAAAGTCGAAAGTTTACAATTTTTCGAATTTAACAATGATTTGAAAGTTCGCAAGGTAACAATGTTTGCAATATTGATAGTGGTCGAATGTTAACAATATCATTCATAGTCGCAAACATAATTAATTTTAGGCAAAAGAGTACTTTTTTCTGAATGTTGCCGACTTCCTTCTGTTCTTTTTGTGAAAATCAGAACATTACCATGAGCTTCCAATCCATAGCGCTATTAGAATTGATTGTAATTTTGTGAGTCTTTATGATAATATAACAGAAGAAATGATAGATATCAATGGTTCACAACAGATTTTAAACGTTATATATAAGGCACAtaacaatattatacaaatttaCAAAAGTATTACTAATACAGCTACATTTGAATGATACATACATAGATCAAGGTCCGCTCTCATTCAGAAGAATTTCCCgattgaagaaaaaaagaaaccaTTCCACTGAGATGGTTGCAAgacaaaaatgattatttagCTCAAATATAATCAACCATGGCAAAACTGACATTAGAACTTTAGAAAGTTTGGATTTTATTGGTGAATAACTGTATTAGTAAAGTGATGCATTGCTTTGATATGTAAATCACGTTTCTGTAATGACGTCATCGCCGTGGTAAGAGCTTTTACATGACCTtgatacacatatacatgtgtttACCAGTCATTAGTACAATATTTCACATCATACTCTCTTACATACTGGTCCCGACATAATAGAATTATGTAATACTGCTTAAATGATTGTTTTCGCCACAGCGATTTCAACCTTACTAAGGTTATCTTCCAGGCAATCAAGAACATTATAAATTCTACATTATGTTCAATATTCAATAATACGAAACATAAATactataaataaacacattgGTCTTTGTAGATAGTGtacataatacagagttatgtGCCCTTGCGGGAAGTAGATTGTGTCCTTGAATGAGCTCCAGGGTCCGTAATGAACCTTGTGGGAGATTGGCGTGATGTGTTTATAATGAGTCTAACGTCACAGAAAACGATGAAGTTACCACACACAACTAATGAAGTGACAGTCACAATGGCTACCagcaagagcagataactccgtaatatacaaacatgaaataatgcTATTGACGAAATTGCGAAAAATGAAGCTATGATGTCCATGTAGATACACTTGCACCATGACTGAACCATAAAACACATTGACAACCCATACATAATCATTATGCATTATAAATGATTTGTCTGAATTTGGCACTATTTTTAGAATTCGTGACGTCATGTCACCGGCACCATGTGAATGTTCTTCCATTCTTTAGCACTAAGATATTATCGTCTTTGCCTGTCTTCCAGCTCATTTCTACAGCATGATGATATTTTATGTAGCATCATCTCAATGAAAGAATCCGGTACTAATCGAAATTAAACCGGAAGTTTGTGTTGGACCAACGTTTCTCCTTGTCTTTGGCCAGCATTTAATCGAAAGTACATCACAACAGAAACAACGCTCTTAACCGGAAGTCCAATCGAACTGGGGACGAGGCTCGTCAATGCTCTTTGGAACACAACTGTGTTTTGTCTTCATCACAAGGCTAGGGTCAAAAGTAATCATATTCTAACCTGAAAGGAGAAGGTTGAGACGAATATTTAGATCATTGGAGATTTGAGGGTATGATAAACAAGCAACTAATACGATAATTGATAAAAGCACATTAATATTACCTTTTCTTATTCCattaatttgtttgcatatttGAACCTTCCTCTGTCTTAATGATATTTACATCAAGACTTCTTGACTTCAAATGATccatttacattataataagTTTATATAGAACTGGCAGGTGAATTAGaaatttataaacatatgtagCTAACttgtttcaataaaacataACAGAAATATGAATACACAACACTTCAAAATGCACAACAAACATGCGGTAATTAAGCATGGTCATCCAATGATTTCCTTTCGTGGAAATCCACTCGACTTACTCGTGTGTTTCGCCTACCGAAGTAGGATGCACAATGAAACAAGAGCAAAGAAGTTAAGATTATGACATTCTGGACTAACAGTGTATGAAAGTTTCAAATCAGTGTACGTTCGTATGTATGGCCAAGATTTGTGGTGGCGAAATTGGTATTAAAGGGAAAATCGTATTCTTGAGCATTTGCAAATCATTCCAGCAAAGTCAGAAATAAACGGAATATTACTTTTAATCCATcgcaaaaaataatgtattgaaaGGCTGGTTTTTTAAAAGTCCAAAACCTTAGATTCTGGTCTGTCCTCTTTAGGTTTCCTTCAGCTATTTTGTTGCAAGCCAACTTGAAGCAAGTGAACGTTAAACTGAATCTTGGAAACACAGGCACAACATTCACATGCAAGAAGCGGAATAATTCATTCGTCTGTCTCAAATAAAAGCATGAATCAAATGAAGCGTGGGATCACACAGAAGATGTGCGGAAAGAGAAGAGCACACAAAAAGGAGGATGAGAGGAAATACAAAAGGGAAAAATGCAATCACAACATGCTGTCATACTCAAATACCTAACAAGAGGAGCCGGACGGTCAGTGACAGAATTATGTGCCTTGGGTGCAGGCCGAGACCGCTCTCGGCGGCGCTGCTGTCTGTTTCTATGGCCCGGATAATCGGGTGGTGGTGTGTAAGGCGGGGGTCCCTCCTCGTCCAACAGACTAGGTGGAATGTCGCACCAAACACGGGGGCCATTGTTATCCGTGTTGAAGGAGTATAGCCCTGCTTCTGCGTCATATACAAATTCTCTACTCATGCGTTGCGTATGCGCAAGAACTGGCGCCTCGTTTCCAAATAATTCAGGATATAACGATTGGATGTCATCTGAGTAATGAGCATGGGTGTGTTCCAGTGGAGTTGTTATTTCATTCGCGAAGTTACGAGAAACGTGGTTTCTTGCGTCCCTCACATAATGTGTACGAGATCTCGTCATGTCACGTGCTCGCCTACCCTGTATGCGAGGTTCTGCTTCAGTCACCATAGCAACGTCAGGTCGACTGACGCCTGGACTTCGCCAGGGATCTCTGACATCCCAAGTTCTTTGTGAACTTCTTCCAGATTCGTCTCCGTTCGTATGTACAACATTAATTACAGACTTGTGACGTATATTACCAGAGGAATTGACATTGTTTTCACCTCCACCTGAACTAGCTATATTATTTGAGACAGACGATGATACTACAGGCCTAGATACGGCCGGTGTGCATGTGGTTACAACAGTAGACGATACATTGGTATTTTCATTACTAACCGAATATAAATATCTTGAGCTTTCACCGGAAGTAGGGGCGGCTGTCGTGTATGTGGCGCCACCTGGAGGGTAAGATGGCGTCGTTATGGCTACACTATAAGGTGGTGGTTCTAACGTCCGCGATAAAGCCTCGTTTGATGCTGCCGTGGTGTtttctctatttgtggatgttTGTTCGCATTCGTTCGCACATTCTGTCTGGTTTCCTCTTATCACTGGTATCCACGTCCAAATCTCGTCATAGTTTGTAAAGGCGGGATTCACGCCCCCTCCACGTGACTCACTGGGGTCAAGGCCGACACGAAAAACATTGGGACTACAATCAGAATTAAAACAATAAGAATTTATAcaatcaataattattatttcattctccgttgaaaataacaagaaatatgactcagttgcgtattgattcgagCTTTTAATGATAAGTGAGAACTCTTTGAATTTTAGAAAGCAAACAGATGCTAGTCCTGTTTATctcaatttcaaattatttggTTTGTATGgtaaattttgacaattgacaCATGAAGTTCCCTGTTATTCCATACACATATATTCTATCAACTGTGCAACTATTGACAACATtacaagaaagataactctttgACAAATTCCACTTACTGTTTCAAGTCAAGGGAATCAACTCTTACACAGGGACATAACTCCTACacagggagataactcttacctTTCTCGCCGCCCGTGGACGAGTGATTTCCTGTTGGTTTTGAGGATACAGACGAGGAGTACCATTAGTACTAGGAGAAGGACGCCGCCCGAGGCCCACAGAATGATGATAACGGTCTCGATCTTCATCTCCTTCTTATTCACCAGGATGTCCGTCGAATTGAACGGCGACATCGTTGAAACAGGAATatctgtaaatatattatttcaaattcatttcaaCTGAACTCATAATATTATACGTTAAGTAAGATACTCTCCGATACATGTGTTTTCAACTGACAATCATATAATGCCAAAGTTCGGTTGGTTAATTGGCCGTACACCCTATTAACAATAAGGAATGCCTCTCCAGTAAGCAGTATACTGCGTGTGTCGATATCCATtgttttggaggctgcggtataatTATGTTGTGTCTATTTGCCATAACGGAAActcttgtccattttatagtactatatatattaatgaagcATTTCACCTAGAAACACCGGACAGCACATTCCGctcagtcacattatattgacaacggataaaccagtcgtcccactccctgtataccGATTGATATGCAGGAGCAGAAATAACCATGTTATAGGATAGAGATATGGAATATCTTGGATATTAAAGTCGATCAATCTTTTTCTCTCTCGCATAAAATCACTTTATTCACGCTTTATACAATggaataaaacatatatatcaaccgtgatgattataaaaaatcaattgaCCACTTGACAACGTTATCCGCGTATCTATCTGGAGGGAGGTGTGTGAACAGACGACGTGTTCCCCTTTAAACCTGGGACGTCCTATAGCTAAATGGccatttttattacataaaacagaaGCATTTTTTTCTCGTGTATTCAACAAACACGTGAAAATTAATCTTCATTGACATTTTAATGCTGTCGTCAGAAGACTGACCAAACGTGATTTTCCATTTAGCAGACACGATCCATCAACAGACCATTTTGTGAGGTACTGCGTATTTGATTCCCACTGTAAATATGCGTAAACATTTTTGTTGTGTTATTGTATCACGAGGACATAAAACAGCTTCGTTGAGAATACGGCACTCATATAATGTGatttaattagaatattttACACTAGAAGAAGATACttttatcattacaaatatgCCCGGATGAGCTGGTTTGATCAATTGTACGTCGCGTGTTGGGTTAATTTCACGTAAGGatggaaagaaaacaaaataaatacattttacctAATTTGGTACACACAATAGGTTTCAATACATAGACAGTTTAAACGTTCCTTCGTTAACTTACTCACCCTGGCGAcgcatttagactcttctaaatcaaagacttgaTCGGTCCATTGTGatatttcagggatgaatgagttaatgcATCAACTACGTATCAATCAAAGTACCTATTAGTTCCAGTTCATTATCAAAAGAACATACAggaattttatcaaacaaagaGTTACGTATCATATCATTGGTGAAATTCACCATATTTTTATAGGTTTCGAGGAAAATGTAAGAATTAATATATGCGAAATTAATACATTATGATTGGTACTGAATTCAATATGTCGATCttctcttttttaattttatccgGGTTAAGGTTAAATCCATCATCGTCATGTTCATCATGTTTACAATCGAGACATAGATGTCTAGGTGCTAAGACAAATCTGCACCCGAAGGAAACAATAAGTTTATCGGATGGTTGTCTATCCCCTGGGTCGGGACGAGTCCCGGGGGTAGAATTATAAGTGAATGTAGCCAATGATGTATAGGTCCATGTTATGTGCATTGTGATCAAAAGATTTTATGATTAATGTTATCGTTTCATCATTCTGTCGTTTACATGCTTCTATAACCGTAAATCATCGGAAATCGCTCGGGCGTTTCCGTCATATAATCATAACATATTGGAGACACTCTCGACATTTTAAGCTATCGTCTTAATATCCCTTCTGTATCGAAAACCTGCAACTTCGGGTCAATAACGGTTCATCTATTGCTACAAAATTTATGAGACCTATAATAACAGATTTCTCAACATCAgttttgataagaaattatgTAGAAAAAAGGTATTTTGAAAGCACAATGCTGATACACTCGTCTGTTACGTATTCGATCTGAGTTCGAACGCAGGCTTTTGATTCTTATTATACTGTAGACACGTGGCGTAGTGTCACGGATACAATTCATCAGTGCGATAGTGAGATAATAGTGATTACTGATGTGTGAAGGAAAGGGTGGATATGGTAGTCAAACGTTCGGTTATTGAAAATCACTTTTTGGACGTACACTACCACGTGCATGCGCACATCCGAACCAGCAATTGTAATATaagttttacaatatatatactgtacatttcgATGAAAATAATACTTCTAATAACAGAAATCATTTCGAGTCGCCGAAAGCTTCGGAACACCTTGCCGAACAAGAGCAGACGACACTCTCCCATGACAGATGTCCTCGATAATAGGGAGCTGGTCCTTGAATCCCAGGATGCGATCTACAGGGTTTAACATCTGTAGCGGAAAATATGTCCTCTttaacttaaaagccgtttAATGATAGAGCGCATCAAATGAGGCGCCAGAGGGATATTTGATACGCAATATAAGTCCTTTCTATCATCTATATAGTAGATGAATCGCATCCCATTCTATTGTAATATCTATGTTTTATCAAGGTTCTAAAATT
Coding sequences:
- the LOC138306754 gene encoding uncharacterized protein isoform X1, giving the protein MASFQGDIPVSTMSPFNSTDILVNKKEMKIETVIIILWASGGVLLLVLMVLLVCILKTNRKSLVHGRRESPNVFRVGLDPSESRGGGVNPAFTNYDEIWTWIPVIRGNQTECANECEQTSTNRENTTAASNEALSRTLEPPPYSVAITTPSYPPGGATYTTAAPTSGESSRYLYSVRI
- the LOC138306754 gene encoding uncharacterized protein isoform X2, which codes for MSDIPVSTMSPFNSTDILVNKKEMKIETVIIILWASGGVLLLVLMVLLVCILKTNRKSLVHGRRESPNVFRVGLDPSESRGGGVNPAFTNYDEIWTWIPVIRGNQTECANECEQTSTNRENTTAASNEALSRTLEPPPYSVAITTPSYPPGGATYTTAAPTSGESSRYLYSVRI